A stretch of Colletotrichum lupini chromosome 2, complete sequence DNA encodes these proteins:
- a CDS encoding amino acid adenylation domain-containing protein produces the protein MAPSRSFHSLEHLSLADRVLFNQFSRGPSDVIPYQVVHHAFESIAAAHPDATAVRHYDGTTITYRELNRRANVLANELRGTYGLRKGDRVVLVYSRCIEMVVFIFAVLKAGGQYVPLDGGIIPEDTLGYDIVDSNAPVVLCLPKFREKVLRSVPSERRDRVRVVDLDANSWLWTHGNNGHPGVIVKPEDGAYVIYTSGTTGRPKGVDVRHEGVTNTLLAEPSKLGIRVGKNVAQQLNVGFDMCAWEILGTMMNGGTLHIRGSGNDLWTDCLQRVDTVIATPSVVLKHMPRREDFPNIRTIAVGGEPCPLALAEQWAPYVKFWNVCGPTEISILNTAHLHKPGKTLSIGKPNPNTNVYVLDEDENPVKIGEPGIMWAGGPGVSRGYLNLPELTAQRYKVDKFAKDGRMMFNTGDLARWLEDGSLEPLGRKDDQVKISGFRVELDGVSRAIEKCPGVVKGCALKIDDRLWGFYSAPAPIDEAQLKTVVGEGQPFYAVPTVWKYLTIIELTPNGKVDKRALRDIAAGGAAQTPPPLPLADIPTGMSTPQQSSSASSIKTAVSPTSEGGFTLVDSRTFTVVDSQQKNIDLEKTAAFVEEAAEKEEEEYELPSKKGFHGWRWIRHRGLNAYRKLFGVIFLSNLAVFVWMLYESRNSNFSLPLNHLATAVAANLLGAVLLRQEYVVNFIFWACSRVPTSMPLSIRRHFARVYHNGGVHSGCAVSATVWWVIFTGAATGNFIAPQSLYSVNIITLVLTYLILILLVLILVMAYPSIRAKMHDQFEWTHRFAGWSALALVWAHVIATAASMSAEPLGPALAKTPALYLVALTSFSIALPWMCLRRVKVVPEPLSKHAVRLHFDFCTPGPCTSRGVRITDRPMVEWHAFAAIPEPSGKGFSIVVSKAGDWTKRIIENPPTSIWTRGTPASGVLAVAPLFKKMVLVATGSGIGPCLPVLMERRVPARVVWSTKNPLKTYGQGVMDLILKADPDALIWDTDERGRPDLVQLAYNVYKESGAECVAIISNGPTVNKFVYRMEARGIPAFGPIWDS, from the exons ATGGCTCCCTCGCGCTCGTTCCACTCTCTGGAACACCTGTCCCTGGCGGACAGAGTTCTGTTCAACCAATTCAGCAGAGGACCGAGCGATGTGATACCATACCAAGTCGTTCACCACGCCTTCGAGTCCATCGCGGCAGCACATCCTGACGCCACGGCTGTCCGACACTACGATGGCACGACTATCACATACCGGGAGCTCAACCGCAGGGCCAATGTGCTCGCCAATGAGCTGAGGGGAACATACGGCCTCAGGAAAGGAGACCGTGTAGTGCTCGTCTACTCCCGATGCATCGAAATGGTCGTCTTTATCTTTGCCGTCCTCAAGGCCGGTGGCCAGTATGTCCCTCTAGATGGTGGCATCATCCCCGAAGACACACTCGGCTACGACATTGTCGACTCCAACGCGCCGGTTGTGCTGTGCCTTCCCAAGTTCAGGGAGAAGGTGCTGCGCAGCGTGCCCTCTGAAAGGCGGGACCGTGTGAGGGTCGTTGACCTCGATGCGAACAGTTGGCTGTGGACGCACGGCAACAATGGGCACCCCGGTGTCATTGTCAAGCCTGAAGATGGAGCCTATGTGATCTACACCTCGGGCACTACCGGGCGACCCAAGGGAGTGGATGTGAGACACGAGGGCGTTACCAACACCCTTCTAGCGGAGCCTTCCAAGCTGGGCATCCGTGTCGGGAAGAATGTAGCGCAACAGTTGAACGTCGGTTTCGATATGT GCGCGTGGGAGATTCTCGGCACCATGATGAACGGCGGAACGCTTCACATCAGAGGCAGCGGCAATGATCTCTGGACGGATTGCTTGCAGCGCGTCGACACTGTCATCGCGACGCCTTCCGTAGTCCTCAAGCACATGCCCAGGCGCGAGGACTTCCCCAACATCAGGACGATCGCTGTCGGTGGTGAGCCCTGTCCACTGGCGCTCGCTGAGCAGTGGGCGCCCTACGTCAAGTTCTGGAACGTATGCGGTCCTACCGAAATCAGCATTCTCAACACCGCGCATCTTCATAAGCCGGGAAAGACTTTGTCGATTGGCAAGCCTAACCCGAACACCAACGTTTACGTTCTCGACGAAGATGAGAACCCTGTCAAGATTGGCGAACCTGGTATCATGTGGGCCGGCGGTCCAGGCGTTTCTAGGGGGTATCTTAACTTGCCGGAGTTGACGGCACAAAGATATAAGGTCGACAAGTTCGCAAAGGATGG CCGTATGATGTTCAACACTGGCGACCTTGCTCGCTGGCTTGAAGACGGTAGCTTGGAGCCCCTCGGCCGCAAAGACGACCAGGTCAAGATTTCTGGCTTCCGCGTCGAACTCGATGGCGTCTCTCGCGCTATTGAAAAATGCCCTGGCGTCGTCAAGGGATGTGCGCTGAAAATCGACGATCGTCTGTGGGGCTTCTACTCTGCCCCTGCGCCGATCGACGAAGCTCAGCTGAAGACTGTCGTCGGCGAGGGCCAACCGTTCTACGCCGTCCCGACCGTCTGGAAGTACCTCACCATAATCGAGCTAACCCCCAACGGCAAGGTCGACAAGCGGGCCCTCCGCGACATCGCCGCTGGTGGTGCGGCCCAGactccgccgccgctgcctcTGGCAGATATCCCGACGGGCATGTCGACGCCCCAGCAATCGTCGAGCGCCTCGTCTATCAAGACGGCCGTCAGCCCTACCAGCGAAGGCGGCTTCACGCTCGTGGACTCTCGCACCTTCACCGTCGTCGATTCCCAGCAAAAGAACATTGACTTGGAGAAGACGGCCGCATTCGTCGAGGAAGCGGCCGagaaggaggaagaagagtaCGAACTTCCTTCGAAGAAGGGCTTCCACGGCTGGAGATGGATCCGTCACCGCGGACTCAACGCCTACCGCAAGCTCTTTGGTGTCATCTTCCTCTCCAACCTCGCCGTCTTCGTGTGGATGCTGTACGAGAGCCGTAATAGCAACTTCTCCCTGCCCCTGAACCACCTGGCcaccgccgtcgccgccaacCTCCTCGGCGCCGTTCTCCTGCGCCAGGAATACGTCGTCAACTTCATCTTCTGGGCGTGCTCCCGCGTGCCCACCTCCATGCCACTTTCCATCCGCAGACACTTTGCGCGTGTCTACCACAATGGCGGCGTCCACTCGGGCTGCGCCGTCTCCGCCACCGTGTGGTGGGTCATCTTCACGGGCGCCGCAACCGGCAACTTCATCGCGCCTCAGTCCCTTTACTCCGTCAACATCATCACCCTCGTTCTAACCTATctcatcctcatcctcctTGTCCTGATCCTCGTCATGGCTTACCCCTCCATCCGCGCCAAGATGCACGACCAGTTCGAGTGGACGCACCGCTTCGCCGGCTGGTCGGCCCTCGCCCTCGTATGGGCCCACGTCATCGCTACCGCGGCCTCCATGTCCGCTGAGCCCCTCGGTCCGGCCCTGGCCAAGACACCCGCGCTCTACCTCGTGGCCCTCACATCCTTCAGCATCGCGCTGCCCTGGATGTGCCTCCGCCGCGTAAAGGTCGTCCCGGAGCCGCTCTCCAAGCACGCCGTCCGTCTGCACTTTGACTTCTGCACACCCGGGCCATGCACCTCGCGCGGCGTCCGCATCACCGACAGGCCCATGGTCGAGTGGCACGCCTTCGCCGCCATCCCGGAGCCGAGCGGAAAGGGCTTCTCCATCGTCGTTTCCAAGGCTGGCGACTGGACCAAGCGCATCATCGAGAACCCGCCCACCTCGATCTGGACCCGCGGCACCCCGGCGTCGGGCGTCCTCGCCGTCGCCCCGCTCTTCAAAAAGATGGTCCTCGTCGCGACGGGTTCTGGTATTGGTCCCTGTCTTCCCGTTCTTATGGAGCGTCGGGTTCCCGCGCGCGTCGTCTGGTCGACCAAGAACCCGCTCAAGACGTACGGGCAGGGCGTCATGGATCTGATTCTCAAGGCGGATCCGGACGCGTTGATTTGGGATACGGATGAGCGCGGTAGGCCTGATTTGGTGCAGTTGGCGTATAATGTGTACAAGGAGAGCGGGGCTGAGTGCGTTGCGATTATCTCCAACGGGCCTACTGTGAATAAGTTTGTGTATCGGATGGAGGCGAGAGGGATTCCCGCGTTTGGACCTATTTGGGATTCATGA
- a CDS encoding alpha amylase → MRNPTTASRPSTGQPIEVRIRTTEPRAIEVRAKEALPRSKSFHQLSSRVEVRPTESLPRSKSHHQLPRPERSQNPVQLQAFEWNLPADHKHWRRLRRALPALRSVGVNSLWLPPGSKAKDPESNGYDIYDAWDLGEFDQKGSVPTKWGTKGDLASLAADAEHHGIGLVWDAIHNHRAYADGTEMVKVVEVDPRDRRRDTTDVYEIESWTKFDYKARGGKYSKFRYNKSHFNGTDWNQQNKKRAIYRFVEDGKNWHQDVGDLQGNADYLMLENLDYTNPEVVKEQHQWGKWIVDELGLKGFRVDAVQHISWNFISKWAEHLRKPAIHNDLMFIGEFWHGDVRVLNNWLEHMPAFFSLYDVPLMYHIERLSWHRDTDLRQVFKDTLVEQRPNNAVTFIRNHDTQKGQQMDTPICKEFMPFAYSMILLRRDGHPCVFFGDLYGIELTHPEAPIQDLPNLLLARKLYAYGEQQDYFERPDCIGWVRRGTEDRPAGMAVVMSWTQAEHTDTRLSMSVGANHAGEVWTDVLGMESAAVTIDENGVGSFYCPNNKMACFVSSDAKGRKKFPVRFDSGFHSLVE, encoded by the exons ATGAGAAACCCAACCACGGCTTCACGGCCGAGCACTGGCCAGCCAATTGAGGTTCGCATCAGAACTACAGAACCCCGAGCTATTGAAGTTCGAGCCAAAGAGGCCTTGCCGAGGAGCAAGTCATTTCACCAGCTTTCTTCCCGTGTGGAGGTTAGACCGACAGAGTCCCTTCCGCGAAGCAAATCCCATCACCAATTGCCTCGCCCGGAGAGATCTCAAAACCCGGTGCAGTTGCAGGCCTTTGAGTGGAATTTGCCCGCCGATCACAAGCACTGGCGACGGCTCCGGCGCGCGCTGCCGGCACTGAGGTCCGTTGGTGTGAACAGCCTATGGCTGCCGCCCGGAAGCAAAGCCAAGGATCCCGAGAGTAACGGCTACGACATTTACGACGCCTGGGATCTAGGAGAGTTTGACCAAAAGGGCTCAGTCCCCACCAAATGGGGGACGAAGGGAGACCTTGCGTCTCTAGCGGCGGATGCGGAGCACCACGGCATTGGGCTGGTCTGGGACGCTATTCACAACCACCGCGCCTACGCTGACGGCACTGAGATGGTAAAGGTGGTCGAAGTTGATCCGCGTG ATAGACGAAGGGACACCACAGACGTCTACGAAATTGAGTCATGGACCAAATTCGACTACAAAGCTAGAGGGGGCAAGTACAGCAAGTTCAGATACAACAAGTCGCATTTCAACGGTACGGACTGGAACCAACAGAACAAGAAACGTGCCATCTACAGGTTTGTAGAAGATGGGAAGAACTGGCATCAAGACGTCGGTGACCTCCAAGGAAATGCCGACTACTTGATGCTCGAAAACCTCGATTACACCAACCCTGAGGTCGTCAAAGAGCAGCATCAGTGGGGCAAGTGGATTGTGGATGAGCTCGGTCTCAAAGGCTTCCGCGTGGACGCCGTACAGCACATCTCATGGAACTTCATCAGCAAATGGGCCGAGCACTTGAGGAAGCCAGCCATCCACAATGATCTCATGTTTATTGGAGAGTTCTGGCATGGTGATGTGCGCGTCTTGAACAATTGGTTAGAGCACATGCCAGCATTCTTCAGCCTCTACGACGTGCCTCTGATGTACCACATCGAAAGATTGTCATGGCACCGAGACACGGACTTGAGGCAGGTGTTCAAGGACACGCTAGTTGAACAACGACCTAATAACGCTGTC ACTTTCATTCGTAATCACGACACTCAGAAAGGTCAACAGATGGACACCCCAATCTGCAAGGAGTTCATGCCCTTTGCCTACTCCATGATCCTTCTCAGACGCGATGGTCACCCATGTGTCTTCTTTGGTGATCTGTACGGCATCGAGCTCACCCATCCCGAAGCGCCAATCCAAGATCTTCCCAATCTTCTCCTGGCCAGGAAGCTTTATGCTTACGGGGAGCAACAAGATTACTTCGAGCGGCCCGACTGTATTGGATGGGTCAGGCGCGGAACGGAAGACAGACCCGCCGGCATGGCCGTCGTCATGAGCTGGACACAGGCTGAACATACTGACACTCGATTGTCAATGTCAGTTGGTGCCAACCACGCCGGGGAGGTCTGGACCGATGTCCTTGGAATGGAATCGGCTGCGGTTACGATTGATGAAAACGGCGTAGGCTCTTTCTACTGTCCGAATAACAAGATGGCTTGTTTCGTCAGCTCGGATGCCAAGGGAAGGAAAAAGTTTCCAGTCAGGTTCGATTCTGGCTTTCACAGCCTTGTTGAATAA
- a CDS encoding enoyl-CoA hydratase/isomerase has product MENLTTLKLTVDSEKGVALVRFDRPAKRNAFSQVMIGELVSTLAHLDALETIRAVVVTGGPEGPFCAGMDLNELVQISTAAAHQRAFLKDLTDAFANFSKPIIAAVVGFALGGGCEIALACDMIYAAEDASFGLPEIKIGTIPGAGGTQRLARALGKHKAMEFVLTGDSASGAEFERLGVVNKVFPRQEVVPAAMKLAERIAVMSGPVTKTAKQAVLTVENSHLDAGMTMEKSLYYSTFSLGDFNEGMTAFLQKRRPDFKHT; this is encoded by the exons ATGGAGAACCTCACCACACTCAAGTTGACGGTCGACTCCGAGAAGGGCGTCGCCCTGGTCCGATTTGACCGTCCAGCCAAGAGAAATGCCTTCTCTCAGGTCATGATCGGCGAACTTGTTTCGACACTGGCTCACCTCGATGCCCTGGAGACCATCCGCGCTGTCGTCGTTACTGGTGGCCCTGAAGGTCCCTTCTGTG CCGGGATGGACCTCAATGAGCTGGTGCAGATCTCCACGGCAGCGGCCCACCAGCGCGCCTTTCTCAAGGACCTAACAGACGCCTTTGCCAACTTCTCCAAGCCCATCATCGCGGCTGTAGTTGGTTTCGCA TTGGGCGGTGGTTGCGAGATCGCTTTAGCA TGCGACATGATCTACGCCGCCGAAGATGCTTCGTTCGGACTCCCAGAAATCAAGATCGGAACGATTCCAGGCGCGGGCGGCACTCAGCGTCTAGCTCGTGCGCTGGGCAAGCACAAG GCCATGGAGTTCGTCCTTACCGGCGACTCAGCCAGCGGTGCCGAGTTTGAGCGTCTCGGCGTGGTCAACAAGGTGTTCCCACGTCAAGAGGTCGTGCCAGCCGCCATGAAGCTCGCTGAGCGCATCGCCGTCATGTCGGGCCCCGTGACCAAAACTGCGAAGCAAGCCGTTCTCACAG TCGAGAATAGCCATCTTGATGCCGGGATGACCATGGAGAAATCTCTTTACTACTCGACTTTCAGCCTTGGCGATTTCAATGAAGGAATGACCGCATTCCTGCAAAAGCGACGTCCCGACTTCAAGCACACGTAG
- a CDS encoding UbiA prenyltransferase, translated as MLYQSISHAIALYKLEQSTKQCKEIYTGKPKPEKVTLFWHLVTLSRFNKYNPLFTTFAGGTSFDFTRVLVRNAHSGTVWSVLLAGASELVDPNSNIQPAFVFRQAALCFIAAYLFCGAGMVWNDWVDRDIDAKVTRTKDRPLAAGIVTTTDAMLWMVLQLLVSLSIVHNMLNGKDVFQHMFPVILASALYPYGKRPMALKLRIYPQYILGFTIAWPAVLGRSAIHGRYESIGDSIGYCLPLCFMVFFWIIYLNTAYSYQDIVDDQKIDVNSFYTVGGRHFHRFLLVLVSPIVMCMPLYLLRFGSLWLWFSWMGIWTASFAAQLAHFDSDKPSSGGGIHKSNFVLGVWTIAACAVQVLLSEQRSVRFLK; from the exons ATGTTGTACCAAAGCATCTCACATGCTATTGCCTTATACAAGCTTGAGCAATCTACGAAGCAATGCAAAGAGATATACACGGGCAAGCCTAAGCCGGAAAAGGTCACCTTGTTCTGGCACTTGGTAACCCTGTCACGGTTCAACAAGTACAACCCTCTTTTCACTACTTTTGCTGGAGGTACGTCTTTTGATTTTACCAGAGTCTTGGTCCGCAACGCTCACAGTGGTACAGTCTGGTCGGTTTTGTTGGCTGGTGCTTCTGAGCTCGTCGATCCCAATAGCAATATTCAGCCTGCTTTCGTCTTCAGACAGGCCGCACTATGCTTCATCGCAGCTTACCTATTTTGTGGCGCCGGTATGGTTTGGAATGACTGGGTGGACCGTGATATCGATGCCAAGGTCACTCGAACTAAAGACCGTCCTCTGGCCGCGGGCATCGTGACCACCACGGATGCGATGCTGTGGATGGTGCTGCAGCTGCTCGTGTCTTTGTCCATTGTCCACAATATGCTCAATGGAAAGGATGT ATTCCAACACATGTTCCCAGTCATCTTGGCTTCGGCTCTATACCCTTATGGCAAACGGCCTATGGCTTTGAAGCTTCGCATATACCCACAATACATCTTGGGGTTCACGATTGCATGGCCCGCCGTTTTGGGTCGATCCGCGATCCACGGTCGGTACGAGTCGATTGGCGACAGCATCGGTTATTGTTTGCCGCTTTGTTTCATGGTGTTCTTCTGGATCATCTACCTCAACACGGCCTACAGCTACCAAGACATTGTCGATGACCAGAAAATCGACGTCAACTCATTCTACACTGTTGGAGGGCGTCACTTCCATAGGTTCCTTCTTGTCCTGGTCAGCCCAATCGTCATGTGTATGCCTCTGTACCTTTTAAGGTTCGGGTCTCTATGGCTTTGGTTCAGTTGGATGGGTATATGGACCGCGTCCTTCGCAGCACAGCTGGCGCACTTCGACTCGGATAAACCATCGAGTGGAGGGGGTATACATAAGAGTAACTTTGTTCTTGGAGTGTGGACTATTGCTGCTTGTGCAGTTCAAGTCCTTTTGAGCGAGCAGCGGTCTGTGAGATTTTTGAAATGA
- a CDS encoding ABC transporter — MAETLLGLEVAFYLYPCGLFVTLLAAQSFQFYRDRHGVTRQTATDDEQKKASRLYARIIWGFQLILSLLLLATIILAVHGAIAGQYDGTGEVVFPFSAYLASYVAVLLYYLAGLLPDPEGPWTPTSAHFYAWIVGALFEAFIAAVFSSEKNSFRVHHGLLDILDIVAAVRIVVLVAMMVCLILRDYKLKPLQPKSDPEERQSLLGNGNGNGNGASHNYGGAHPHGPAAHKPPARTQVSGTGWLDYFAGFRVLFPYLWYSDPAFNRFADFANLSRARPKDSPVYQGIVVVCIILLIGQRTINVLAPIQLGTLVDSLGYGTIPYKQIVLYVVYRALQGNQGILGAARSVLWIPVSQSLFRRLSCAAFEHVLGLSLEFHLNKKIGEVTSALSRGSAMNTFLENFCFQVFPMVFDIFVAGVVFFAKYDAFYTIIVFFIMWSYIFLTIYVAKYRGKQRRDMATKNREMEATKTDAIMAYETVQHNCAVVPETERFKEHVVVYQRAERLVQWSLNFLNLTQSSIFSLGTALLVAVSAYKISRGEQSVGDFVSLINYFVQLQGPLNFFGTYYTMLQNNLIEAERMLELFKETSGIVEKPDAVTLPAVKGEVAFNNVKFSYQSKKGEPAINGVSFTVAPGTKTAIVGESGSGKSTCLKLLFRFYDINEGSITVDGHDLKDLKLDSLRKNIGVVPQDTVLFNATIMYNLLYADRNASQADVYEACKAANIHDRILAFPDGYDTKVGERGLKLSGGERQRIAIARAILKDARILLLDEATASLDSHTERQIQDALERVTAGRTTITIAHRLSTITTSDQIVVLHKGNVVERGTHAELLALGGRYHAMWEKQTTIEKKNIEKVEKEGESSETAS; from the exons ATGGCGGAGACTCTGCTGGGACTGGAGGTCGCCTTCTATCTCTATCCCTGCGGCCTCTTTGTCACTTTACTGGCGGCGCAGTCCTTTCAATTCTACCGGGACCGTCATGGCGTCACGCGTCAGACCGCGACAGACGATGAGCAGAAGAAAGCTTCGCGACTGTACGCGCGGATAATCTGGGGCTTTCAGCTCATACTCTCTCTCTTACTC CTTGCCACCATCATCCTTGCCGTTCACGGCGCTATTGCTGGCCAATACGATGGGACTGGCGAAGTCGTTTTCCCGTTCAGTGCTTATCTG GCATCCTACGTTGCCGTCTTATTGTACTATCTAGCTGGCCTACTTCCTGACCCTGAAGGCCCATGGACGCCAACATCGGCGCATTTCTATGCGTGGATTGTAGGTGCGCTCTTTGAGGCCTTCATCGCTGCCGTCTTTTCTTCTGAGAAGAACTCATTCCGCGTCCACCATGGTCTTCTCGATATTCTGGATATCGTGGCCGCTGTTCGAATCGTTGTGCTGGTAGCGATGATGGTCTGTCTCATTCTGAGAGACTACAAGCTGAAGCCCCTGCAACCCAAGTCGGACCCCGAAGAGAGACAGTCCCTTCTTGGGAATGGAAATGGAAACGGAAACGGAGCGTCTCATAACTACGGCGGCGCCCACCCCCACGGACCTGCTGCTCACAAGCCTCCTGCCAGAACCCAGGTCTCGGGTACGGGATGGCTTGACTACTTTGCTGGGTTCAGGGTTCTTTTCCCGTATCTATGGTATAGTGACCCTGCTTTCAACCGCTTCGCGGACTTTGCTAACTTATCGCGCGCCAGGCCTAAAGACTCTCCGGTATATCAAGGAATTGTGGTCGTTTGCATCATACTCCTGATCGGTCAGCGGACTATCAACGTTTTGGCGCCCATTCAGCTCGGAACTCTTGTCGACTCCCTCGGCTATGGCACCATTCCTTACAAACAAATTGTTCTCTATGTCGTCTACCGTGCTCTCCAAGGCAACCAGGGCATTCTCGGTGCCGCAAGGTCTGTCCTCTGGATCCCGGTCTCTCAGTCACTCTTCCGCAGACTCTCCTGCGCTGCTTTCGAACACGTGTTGGGGCTTTCTCTGGAGTTCCATCTGAACAAAAAGATTGGAGAGGTGACCAGTGCCCTGAGCCGCGGTTCTGCGATGAACACCTTCCTGGAAAACTTCTGCTTCCAAGTGTTCCCCATGGTGTTCGATATCTTTGTCGCTGGTGTTGTCTTCTTTGCCAAGTATGACGCCTTCTACACCATTATTGTGTTCTTCATCATGTGGTCGTACATCTTCCTGACCATCTATGTGGCCAAATATCGCGGCAAGCAAAGAAGAGACATGGCCACCAAGAATCGTGAGATGGAAGCTACCAAGACTGACGCCATCATGGCATACGAGACTGTGCAGCACAATTGCGCAGTTGTGCCCGAAACTGAGAGATTCAAGGAACATGTAGTGGTGTACCAACGCGCGGAACGGCTGGTGCAGTGGTCCCTCAACTTTCTCAACCTTACACAGAGTTCTATTTTCTCTCTTGGCACTGCTTTGCTTGTCGCAGTCTCTGCCTACAAGATTTCACGGGGCGAGCAGAGTGTTGGCGATTTCGTCAGCTTGATCAACTACTTTGTACAACTGCAGGGTCCACTGAACTTCTTCGGAACTTACTACACCATGCTGCAAAACAATCTTATTGAGGCAGAGCGAATGCTGGAGCTG TTCAAAGAAACGTCTGGCATTGTGGAGAAGCCCGACGCCGTCACCCTGCCCGCCGTCAAGGGAGAGGTCGCATTCAATAACGTCAAATTCTCTTACCAGAGCAAAAAGGGCGAACCCGCGATCAACGGTGTCAGCTTCACTGTTGCCCCGGGCACCAAGACCGCCATTGTTGGAGAGTCTGGCAGCGGCAAGTCAACCTGCCTGAAGCTTCTTTTCCGCTTCTACGATATCAATGAAGGATCAATCACTGTCGACGGCCACGACTTGAAGGACCTGAAGCTCGACAGCCTACGGAAGAACATTGGCGTTGTGCCTCAGGACACTGTACTTTTCAATGCGACCATTATGTACAACCTGCTCTACGCCGACCGGAATGCCTCTCAAGCCGACGTATACGAGGCATGCAAGGCTGCCAATATCCACGATCGCATTCTCGCATTTCCCGATGGATACGACACCAAGGTCGGAGAACGCGGACTGAAACTCTCCGGAGGCGAGCGACAGAGAATTGCCATCGCGAGAGCGATTCTGAAGGACGCCCGCATCTTGTTGCTTGACGAAGCCACGGCATCTCTGGACTCGCACACCGAGAGGCAGATCCAAGACGCCCTGGAGCGTGTCACTGCGGGTCGTACGACGATCACCATCGCCCACCGGCTCTCCACCATCACCACATCCGATCAGATCGTGGTGCTCCACAAGGGAAATGTCGTTGAGCGTGGCACGCACGCCGAGCTGTTGGCGCTCGGAGGCCGATACCATGCCATGTGGGAGAAACAGACCACCATTGAGAAGAAGAATATTGAAAAGGTGGAGAAGGAAGGAGAGTCTTCGGAAACTGCATCCTAG